TACTCTACTTTTCATCTCTACCCCTTTTTGAAAAAAGTACATTATATCTTTTTTGATATAATGATTGATGTTATGATATATGCATAAAGTATTCACGATGAACGGGTAGATTATTTCGATTAATATTAAACAAAAATAAGTATGCGCTATATCATCATATACATAAGCTAAAATTTAAGTTTATTTGCGTGATACTTTCGTCAACCGCAGACATTCATCCAAAATTTTTAAAGGATATGTCATGAAAACAAGTGCACGTAACGAGATCAAAGGGACCATTACCGAGATCAAAAAAGGTCAGATTAACAGTGAAGTTGTCCTCTCGGTAGGCGGCGATGTCGTTTTGAAATCTGTAATTACCAATGATTCTGTAGATGAGATGGAATTAGTCGTCGGCGAAACGATTTGTGCCATCATCAAAGCTCCCTTTGTTATGGTTGCAAAAGAAAAACCGGGTAAAATCAGCACTCGAAATATCATTGAAACCAAAGTAACCGAAGTAAAAAAAGGGATCGTTAACGGCGAATTGAAACTCGCTATGGGTGATCAAACCCTCACTGCCGTAATCACGGAAGATTCTGTCGAAGATTTGGATTTTAAAGTAGGCGATACCGTTTACGCCCTCATCAAAGCAAACTTCATCATCCTCGCTAAATAATTCTCTCTTTTCCGGGCATTGCCCGGTATGTAATCAGCACTGTTTATTTCTCTATTTAGGTATGTCGAGTGAAGAGAGCGGGATAAGCAACAATGAACCCAATGCATGGATCATTTCTATGTCGTCATCAAAATGTGTACCGTCACTGCCCAGTAAATGAATCGCTTGTTCTAGGACCATAGTACGAATTGCAGTCGAGGCACACTGAATCTGATCGATAGCCTTGCTCAATGAGCTGAGTGAAACATCGGAGTGGTAGGAAAGTGTCGGAAGGATTAGAGCCGTTCTCAGGGCTTCTATCGACTCATTAATACGTTTTTCATTGCCAAATTGAGTTTGGATCAGCAGCGAAAAGAGGACACTGAGCGGCTCTTGAATCTCTTCTATTTTTCTATAACGCTCTCTTGGTGCTTTGGAGAGTCCAAACTCCCGATCCAGCGGGGTCAAAACGATTGCATGCAGCGACCATTCCCAGATCGAAACAACCTGATCCATCTCTATCAAGTCGATAACGGTTTGACGAAAAACACGGTATTGCTGTTCAGACATCATTTTAAGCGACGGGATTGAGAGATTGATGAGATCGAGATGGGCACCGCGCGGCAGATCAAGCATCTTAGTATAGGTACTGGTGATATTTTTGTACAACATCGGAGAGATATTTTTGAGATA
This genomic window from Sulfuricurvum sp. contains:
- a CDS encoding TOBE domain-containing protein, translating into MKTSARNEIKGTITEIKKGQINSEVVLSVGGDVVLKSVITNDSVDEMELVVGETICAIIKAPFVMVAKEKPGKISTRNIIETKVTEVKKGIVNGELKLAMGDQTLTAVITEDSVEDLDFKVGDTVYALIKANFIILAK